In a single window of the Oscarella lobularis chromosome 4, ooOscLobu1.1, whole genome shotgun sequence genome:
- the LOC136186374 gene encoding uncharacterized protein, translating to MRVVFLVALIVGAAAVKFDGVALCTAGDIKSKIVNAIPSFCEVMDRTHLKGSYENKVLTIQVGEESASSLSDLLPKTGVKFLDGDKRIDISLLKFNFSKSWSLTVKTRPYPELEIVDGFLSVADVAVSITVGKGRNGRVIVQNLDVSGTWKVGDASVATTFTKDGKAYSFSGAPSGGDISAGSFAQSLGERLLPAGSAENALKKAGFGNFVLKDVKLTGYYDATEDDLAFCFTGSPTISGWGRFRLHVLFHRYSGGKKFVTTVAVTFPSIRLSTLIKKVSGLDISSVPILGGITVSNTGFLISTSDVEPNLLPDCMDGILKDTEPFPEGVSIITEVKILDDVDPAKFLVRINPTLGVSMERIDDSRIFTLPNLMRALNLNLENLPLPPGLRRRRSARSLIDDLLNADVSNVNFDVKKFQLTLTVDWGDKLEVIPNFLSINNPSMNINVTLKSPRNLKVDFQGQWAIGSASFEVGIFPQDDNKGYILKGSGKVLKVGEILSKAGAKFFPDGIDIGFLRDFNIAHPSVKIPLGEVAKTQELRLSGQPRIADFGGPMCYFVSKKVNGQPAAAVGFDFANTGFAGILKKITGKSIAGVKMFDEGMKLGVIIASADFPDTTFEGPTLTKLGEVKKGLTLAGVFELPACGDDPICKFLEPVLGGSSLKLEASIASVNEFTVSAGLDNMKLGNGMTLETVGLELAISTSSAPSVGVVCRLRIDNPSLVFSGAFRAIPSGELEAEMTMDGLWKRAFGLDWLTVGNLLFSIKFYPGVAPTAFQIGGEIHIGIPGRQLKGAAYVGIDVTNPKNNYFYMWINKVTIGSVMNAFGIRCTLPKPLREMGFVNGLEVSYAVFEKKLPGGRVVPAGMKLKGGVSIFGFRINADIHVNPSKFIKIDLDMSPLNLAGGMFKMYAHPDQKSRGPFMKADISANPPKAIIHASGYVELFGFLKLGATLKINEREYIMEIRTVFFLFPAYLRVHASYGSLRTASFAVYGELSMQWLKDLVDKVTGIIKRGADGATRKISEAQNKVNRARAPLDDAQRKLRSAQNKVNSLCSIRTCSRPCIGCPSWNGCCWRAWGACCGCPGWNSCCTRITDPICAAGNLACKGLRGIAYAALWVAEKALEVAKAPFHVANAFLEGVKVTVKVGAAAANWIIRNALTGLIHIRKIYFDVAIHSVKGGRFGGGIEVSFLKRPYQKFSFSLRLGSPLEMVKDLADRAFKGITGRRRRDVEASLKAAFPGYVERLVDPYSPGSYAPKVRRVEKDVFDESESELPLTDAPPTVSIPFDLDGDDVDDDDDDESDEEREAREGLENLIKQEEKARPHIEVGEKKFDPEKISFIDSTPETDADRCVFFKQRFDFLSNVVSALESVHKGLAQEIRPYSSQKSKMGQCSFIDDAERQGKEMENDMRDREADLKKKEEESDELLGEINPSQQRKTREANRVSSAKVERVVQVKIKNMDNDLKRARQLCDNVDKFQQNSRDVLVDQNSRGLRNVLNEIDNATVATFQKPFKAFIDKLCDSLYEMYDGYAEKEGAEKVRDLVVRVCKNFGYDGGEDIGDQTVLKSYSTVVAIRKQLEEMKGIPVFCHG from the exons ATGAGAGTAGtgtttctcgtcgctctcaTCGTCGGCGCTGCAGCCGTCAAATTCGACGGGGTGGCGCTCTGCACCGCTGGCGACATCAAGTCCAAGATAGTTAACGCAATACCGAGCTTCTGCGAGGTGATGGATCGTACTCACCTCAAAGGGAGCTATGAGAACAAGGTGCTCACCATTCAAGTCGGAGAGGAGagcgcttcgtcgctctccGATCTTCTTCCCAAGACGGGAGTCAAGTTCTTGGACGGCGATAAAAGAATCGATATTTCGCTAttgaaattcaatttcagcAAATCGTGGTCGTTGACGGTGAAAACTCGGCCCTATCCGGAAttggaaatcgtcgacggattcctcagcgtcgccgacgtgGCCGTTAGCATCACCGTGGGAAAAGGGAGGAACGGTCGCGTGATCGTGCAGAATCTCGACGTGAGCGGCACTTGGAAGGTCGGCGACGCTAgcgttgcgacgacgtttaCGAAAGACGGCAAGGCGTACTCGTTCAGCGGTGCgccgagcggcggcgacatcAGCGCCGGATCGTTTGCGCAATCACTCGGGGAACGACTTCTTCCCGCCGGATCGGCCGAAAACGCGCTCAAAAAGGCGGGTTTCGGTAATTTTGTATTGAAGGACGTGAAATTGACGGGATATTATGACGCGACTGAGGACGATTTGGCGTTCTGTTTCACCGGCTCGCCGACCATCTCGGGCTGGGGTCGATTCCGTCTGCACGTGCTCTTTCATCGATACAGCGGAGGAAAGAAATTTGTGACGACAGTAGCTGTGACGTTTCCTTCGATCCGACTATCGACTCTCATCAAGAAAGTTTCCGGCTTGGATATCTCTTCCGTTCCGATACTCGGAGGCATCACCGTGTCGAATACGGGTTTTCTCATTTCGACGAGTGACGTCGAGCCCAATTTATTGCCCGACTGTATGGATGGCATATTGAAAGACACTGAGCCCTTTCCCGAAGGCGTTTCCATTATCACTGAAGTCAagattctcgacgacgtcgatccggcGAAATTTCTAGTCAGAATCAATCCGACCCTGGGTGTTAGCATggagcgaatcgacgacagccGCATATTCACTCTTCCCAACCTCATGCGCGCTCTCAACTTGAACTTGGAAAATTTGCCTCTGCCGCCGggtcttcgccgtcgacgcagcGCTCGCAGCCTCATCGACGACCTTCTCAATGCTGACGTAAGCAACGTGAATTTCGACGTGAAGAAATTCCAACTTACGTTGACCGTAGACTGGGGCGATAAGCTCGAGGTTATTCCCAATTTCTTGTCTATCAACAATCCGTCAATGAATATCAATGTGACGCTGAAATCGCCGAGGAATCTCAAAGTCGACTTCCAGGGTCAATGGGCAATTggatcggcgtcgttcgaagTGGGAATCTTTCCTCAAGACGACAACAAGGGCTACATTTTGAAGGGCAGCGGAAAAGTGCTCAAGGTCGGCGAAATTCTCTCCAAAGCCGGTGCCAAGTTCTTTCCGGATGGTATCGACATCGGCTTTCTTCGTGACTTCAATATCGCGCATCCATCCGTCAAAATTCCACTCGGCGAAGTAGCAAAAACGCAGGAATTGCGTCTATCCGGACAGCCTCGCATAGCGGACTTCGGCGGACCGATGTGCTATTTTGTATCGAAGAAGGTGAACGGTcaaccggcggcggcggtcggATTCGACTTCGCCAACACGGGTTTCGCCGGcattctgaaaaaaattacggGAAAATCGATCGCCGGCGTCAAAATGTTCGACGAGGGAATGAAATTGGGCGTGATCATCGCATCGGCCGATTTTCCGGACACGACGTTCGAAGGTCCGACGCTAACGAAATTGGGCGAAGTGAAGAAGGGTCTGACATTAGCCGGCGTCTTCGAACTTCCCGCGTGCGGCGACGATCCGATCTGCAAATTCCTCGAACCCGTTCTCGGCGGCTCGAGTCTTAAATTGGAGGCGAGCATCGCCAGCGTGAACGAATTCACCGTTTCGGCCGGTCTTGATAACATGAAACTTGGCAACGGAATGACCTTGGAAACGGTGGGACTCGAACTTGCcatctcgacgtcgtcggctccGTCCGTGGGCGTCGTGTGCCGGCTGCGCATCGACAATCCGAGTCTTGTCTTTTCGGGCGCTTTCCGTGctattccgtcaggcgaaTTGGAAGCAGAGATGACGATGGACGGCTTGTGGAAACGGGCGTTCGGACTTGATTGGTTGACCGTAGGTAATTTGCTGTTTTCAATCAAATTCTATCCGGGCGTGGCACCGACGGCGTTCCAGATTGGCGGCGAAATTCACATCGGTATTCCCGGTAGACAGCTGAAGGGAGCGGCGTACGTCGGCATCGATGTGACGAATCCGAAGAACAACTACTTCTACATGTGGATAAACAAAGTGACCATTGGTTCGGTGATGAACGCTTTCGGAATTCGATGCACTCTGCCGAAGCCACTTCGCGAGATGGGATTCGTTAACGGGCTCGAAGTATCGTACGCCGTGTTCGAGAAGAAACTTCCCGGCGGACGCGTCGTACCGGCGGGAATGAAGCTGAAGGGCGGCGTGAGTATTTTCggctttagaatcaacgcCGACATTCACGTCAATCCCTCTAAATTCATAAAAATCGACTTGGATATGAGTCCTCTCAATCTCGCCGGCGGCATGTTCAAGATGTACGCCCATCCGGATCAGAAATCGCGCGGTCCTTTCATGAAGGCCGACATCAGCGCCAATCCTCCCAAAGCGATCATCCACGCCTCCGGTTACGTTGAACTGTTTGGCTTCTTGAAGCTGGGCGCCACTCTGAAGATCAACGAGAGGGAATACATTATGGAAATTCGCACCGTCTTTTTCCTATTCCCAGCCTATTTGAGGGTTCACGCCTCTTACGGTTCTCTCAGGACGGCATCGTTCGCCGTCTATGGAGAACTTTCTATGCAGTGGCTAAAAGACTTGGTCGATAAAGTGACCGGTATCATAAAGAGGGGTGCCGACGGGGCGACGAGGAAGATTTCCGAAGCCCAGAATAAAGTCAACAGGGCTCGAGCTCCATTAGACGACGCCCAGAGGAAATTACGAAGTGCACAGAACAAAGTGAATAGTCTATGCAGCATCCGCACGTGCTCTAGAC cgtGCATCGGTTGTCCGTCGTGGAATGGTTGTTGCTGGAGAGCGTGGGGAGCTTGCTGCGGGTGCCCCGGTTGGAATAGCTGCTGCACGCGAATCACTGATCCAATTTGCGCCGCCGGCAATCTCGCTTGCAAGGGCCTTCGCGGCATCGCTTACGCCGCTTTGTGGGTCGCGGAAAAGGCCCTCGAAGTCGCCAAAGCACCCTTCCACGTGGCCAATGCCTTTCTCGAGGGTGTCAAAGTGACAGTGAAAGTCGGCGCTGCCGCGGCGAACTGGATTATCCGTAACGCTCTGACGGGATTGATTCACATACGAAAGATctatttcgacgtcgctattCACTCGGTGAAGGGCGGACGTTTTGGAGGCGGCATCGAAGTGTCGTTCCTAAAACGTCCTTATCAGAAGTTTTCGTTTAGTCTTCGACTCGGATCGCCTCTCGAAATGGTAAAAGATCTCGCCGATAGAGCATTCAAGGGCATTAcgggtcgtcgtcgtcgcgacgtcgaggcGAGTTTGAAGGCCGCTTTTCCAGGCTACGTCGAACGGCTCGTCGATCCATACTCGCCGGGTTCGTACGCACCGAAAGTGAGACGCGTCGAAAAAGATGTCTTTGACGAATCCGAATCTGAATTGCCGTTGACGGACGCGCCGCCAACTGTATCTATTCCATTTGATctggacggcgacgacgtagacgacgatgacgacgacgaaagcgatgaGGAACGCGAAGCGAGAGAAGGACTCGAGAATCTCATCAAGcaggaagaaaaagcgagacCTCACATCGAAGTGGGAGAGAAAAAGTTTGATCCAGAGAAGATATCGTTTATTGATTCTACTCCAG AGACCGATGCAGATCGATGCGTTTTCTTCAAGCAACGATTTGATTTTCTCAGCAACGTCGTTTCCGCCTTGGAGTCGGTGCATAagggtcttgctcaggaaATTAGACCGTATTCGTCTCAGAAGTCTAAGATGGGACAGTGCTCGTttatcgacgacgccgagaggCAAGGAAAGGAAATGGAGAATGACATGAGAGATCGAGAAGCcgatttgaagaagaaagaggaggaatcCGACGAACTATTGGGAGAAATCAATCCGTCTCAACAGCGAAAGACCCGAGAAGCGAACCGAgtgtcgtcggcgaaagtCGAGCGAGTCGTTCAAGTAAAGATCAAAA ATATGGACAATGACTTGAAACGGGCTCGGCAATTGTGCGACA ATGTTGACAAGTTCCAGCAGAATAGtcgcgacgttctcgtcgatcaaAATTCGAGGGGATTGCGAAATGTTTTGAACGAGATAGACAACGCGACTGTTGCCACTTTCCAAAAACCGTTCAAGGCGTTCATTGACAAACTTTGCGATTCGTTGTACGAAATGTACGATGGCTACGCCGAGAAGGAAGGAGCTGAAAAAGTGCGCGATCTTGTCGTTCGAGTCTGTAAA aattttgGATATGACGGTGGAGAAGATATTGGAGACCAGACTGTTCTGAAGTCGTATTCTACAGTGGTGGCTATCCGAAAACAACTGGAAGAGATGAAAGGCATACCCGTGTTTTGTCACGGCTAA
- the LOC136186373 gene encoding uncharacterized protein has protein sequence MRAQIFLVVVAVCIAGLSAVEFDAASLCQEGGLVAKIRSLVPQWTNFCETMDASGLQITYVNNVLTLKVAEESSSSLTDLLPDTGVKFLDGEERIDISEIVLNFNEPWQLSVKTRPYPSLEIIPEYFSIAQVQVDVIVGKSSAGRVTLKNLFASGDWKLGSASISTSLKKDGSKYLIKGSPTGGKVDVSAIAAALGERLLPAGSAEAALKRAGFNKVSISGVEVTGFYDSATDDTAFCFTGSPSIAGWGGYRLHALFHSYAGGKKTVATMAVTFPSVRLSSLIKKVSGLDISSVPILGGVTVLNTGFLISTSDVEPNLLPECMDGILKDTEPFPEGVSIVSEVKILADVDPAKCLIRIDPSMGVTMERIDDSRIFTLPNIMRALNLDFNNLPLINSLRGRRSARSIIDGLLNADVSGVNFDVKKFQLTVTVDWGDKLEILPNFLSINNPSMNVNVTLKSPRNLKVDLQGQWAIGSASFEVGIFPQDDNKGYILKGSGKELNVGELLAKAGAKFFPNGLNIGFLSEFKIVNPSVQIPIGEVAKTQELHLSGQPQIAGFGGPMCYFVSKNVNGQPAAAVGFDFANTGFADILKKLTGKSIPGVKVFDDGMKLAVIIASADFPGTTFEGPTLTQLGEVKKGLTLAGVFKLPACGNDPICKFLEPVLGGSSLQLKGRIASLNEFTVTAGLSNIKLGSAMTILSAGLELAISTTSAPSVGIVCELLVHNPRLLFKGAFSAMPTGELQALMSMEGLWRQAFGIPWLTVGNLLFSIKFVPGVSPTAFEVGGEVHIGIPGRQLKGATYVGVDTTDPKKNYFYGSINKVTIYSVMNAFGIRCNLPRPLREMGFINGLEVSYAVFEKRVPGRVIPAGIKVKGGINFLGFRVNADIHVNPAKFLKIDLDMTPLNLAGGLFKMYAHPDRKWRGPYLKADISLIPPKVSIDASGYVELFGSLRMGATLKINEKEYIMEIRTVFYLFPAYLKVHASYGSLKTASFKVYGELSTLKDLVNKVIGIIKKGADAAKRKISAAQAKIDRALASLKDTDAKLQRAQRNVDSLCRIRRCPSTCIGCPKWNGCCKRVWGGCIGCPGWNGCCSRIPQPLCVAGNLACKGLRAAANVALEIAKKAVAVARTPFYAAKAALEVVKKAVRIGFAAANWIARNALTGLIRIRKIYFDVAIHSVKGGSFGGGIEVSFLRGSYKKISFSLRLGSPLNMAKDLADRIWKGITGRRRRDVEASLKAAFPGYVERLVDPYLPGSYAPNVRRVKKDVFDESEFELSLTVAPPTVSIPFDLDGDDGDDDDDDDESDEEREAREGLENLIKQEEKARPHIEVGEQKFDSDKISFIDSTPETDADRCVFFKQRFDFLSNVVSALESVHEGLSQEVRPYSSQTSKMGNCSFIDDAERQGKEIEQDMRDREVDLKKKEEESDELLGEIDSSQQRKAREVNRVSSAEVERVVQVKIKNMDNDLKRARQLCDNVDKFQQNSRDILVDQNSRGLRNVLNEIDNATVASFQKPFKAFIDKLCDSLYEMYDGYAEKEGAEKVRDLVVRVCNHFGYDGGEDIGDQTVLKSYSTVMAIRKQLEEMKGIPVFCHD, from the exons ATGAGGGCCCAaatctttctcgtcgtcgtcgccgtttgcaTAGCCGGCCTATCTGCTGTCGAATTCGACGCTGCGTCTCTTTGCCAAGAAGGCGGCCTCGTCGCAAAGATCCGAAGTCTCGTTCCCCAATGGACGAACTTCTGCGAGACGATGGACGCGTCTGGACTCCAAATCACCTACGTCAACAACGTACTCACGCTCAAAGTAGCCGAAGAgagctcttcgtcgctcaCCGATCTCCTCCCCGACACCGGCGTCAAGTTCCTTGACGGCGAAGAGCGAATCGACATCTCGGAAATAGTACTCAACTTCAACGAACCGTGGCAGTTGTCCGTCAAAACGCGCCCCTATCCGAGCCTCGAAATCATTCCCGAGTATTTCAGTATCGCTCAAGTGCAGGTAGACGTGATCGTGGGAAAAAGCAGCGCTGGTCGCGTGACGCTAAAGAATCTCTTTGCAAGCGGCGATTGGAAACTCGGTTCGGCGAGcatctcgacgtcgttgaagaaaGACGGGAGCAAGTACTTGATCAAGGGATCGCCGACGGGCGGcaaagtcgacgtctcgGCTATTGCTGCGGCGCTCGGCGAACGACTTCTTCCCGCCGGATCGGCCGAAGCGGCGCTCAAACGAGCGGGTTTCAATAAGGTTTCCATCTCCGGCGTCGAAGTGACGGGATTCTACGACTCTGCTACGGACGACACGGCGTTCTGCTTCACTGGCTCGCCGAGCATCGCGGGCTGGGGTGGATACCGCCTTCACGCGCTTTTCCACAGTTATGCGGGGGGAAAGAAAACCGTTGCGACAATGGCGGTCACGTTCCCTTCAGTTCGACTCTCAAGTCTCATCAAAAAAGTATCCGGTTTGGATATATCGTCGGTTCCGATACTCGGAGGCGTCACCGTGTTGAATACGGGTTTTCTCATTTCGACGAGTGACGTCGAGCCCAATTTATTGCCCGAGTGCATGGATGGCATATTGAAAGACACTGAACCCTTCCCAGAAGGCGTTTCTATTGTCTCCGAAGTCAAGATcctcgccgacgtcgatccaGCGAAGTGTCTCATCCGTATCGATCCTAGTATGGGAGTCACCATGGAACGAATTGACGACAGCCGCATATTCACTCTTCCCAATATCATGCGCGCTCTCAACTTGGACTTCAACAATTTGCCACTGATCAATTCGCTTCGCGGCCGACGCAGCGCTCGCAGCATCATCGACGGCCTTCTCAATGCCGACGTTAGCGGCGTGAATTTCGACGTGAAGAAATTCCAACTTACAGTGACTGTAGACTGGGGCGATAAGCTCGAAATTCTTCCCAACTTCTTGTCCATCAACAATCCGTCAATGAATGTCAACGTGACGCTGAAATCTCCCAGGAATCTCAAGGTCGATCTCCAGGGTCAATGGGCAATTggatcggcgtcgttcgaagTGGGAATCTTTCCTCAAGACGACAACAAGGGCTACATTTTGAAGGGAAGCGGAAAAGAGCTCAACGTCGGCGAACTCCTTGCCAAAGCCGGCGCCAAGTTCTTTCCCAACGGCCTCAATATCGGTTTTCTTAGTGAATTCAAGATCGTGAACCCATCCGTCCAAATTCCAATCGGCGAAGTAGCAAAAACGCAGGAATTGCATCTATCCGGACAGCCTCAGATAGCAGGCTTTGGCGGTCCGATGTGCTATTTTGTATCGAAGAACGTGAACGGTcaaccggcggcggcggtcggATTCGACTTCGCCAACACGGGTTTCGCCGACATTCTGAAAAAACTGACTGGAAAATCGATTCCCGGCGTCAAAGTGTTCGACGATGGAATGAAATTGGCCGTAATCATCGCATCGGCCGATTTTCCGGGTACGACGTTCGAAGGTCCGACGCTGACGCAGTTGGGCGAAGTGAAAAAGGGTCTGACATTAGCCGGCGTCTTCAAACTTCCCGCGTGTGGCAACGATCCAATCTGCAAATTCCTCGAACCCGTTCTCGGCGGCTCGAGTCTTCAATTGAAAGGGCGCATCGCCAGCTTGAACGAATTCACCGTGACAGCCGGTCTGAGTAACATCAAACTGGGCAGTGCGATGACCATTCTATCGGCGGGACTCGAACTTGccatctcgacgacgtcggctccGTCCGTGGGCATCGTGTGCGAACTGCTCGTTCACAATCCgcgtcttctcttcaaggGCGCCTTCTCTGCAATGCCTACCGGCGAATTGCAAGCGTTGATGTCGATGGAAGGCTTGTGGAGACAGGCGTTCGGAATTCCTTGGTTGACCGTCGGcaatcttctcttttccaTCAAATTCGTTCCGGGCGTCTCGCCGACAGCGTTCGAAGTTGGCGGCGAAGTTCACATTGGTATTCCCGGCAGACAGCTGAAGGGAGCGACgtacgtcggcgtcgacacGACCGATCCGAAAAAGAACTACTTCTACGGTTCGATAAACAAAGTGACGATTTATTCGGTGATGAACGCTTTCGGAATTCGATGCAATCTACCTAGGCCTCTTCGCGAAATGGGCTTCATCAACGGACTGGAAGTGTCGTACGCCGTCTTTGAGAAAAGAGTTCCCGGCCGTGTCATACCGGCGGGAATAAAAGTTAAAGGCGGCATCAACTTTCTCGGATTCCGAGTGAATGCCGACATCCACGTAAATCCAGCCAAATTCTTGAAAATCGACTTGGACATGACTCCTCTCAATCTCGCCGGTGGCTTGTTCAAGATGTACGCGCATCCGGATAGGAAATGGCGCGGTCCTTATCTGAAGGCCGACATCAGTCTGATCCCTCCTAAAGTGTCGATCGACGCTAGCGGTTACGTCGAACTGTTTGGCTCCTTGAGGATGGGCGCCACGCTGAAGATCAACGAGAAGGAATACATCATGGAAATTCGCACCGTCTTTTACCTATTTCCAGCCTATTTGAAGGTTCACGCCTCGTACGGTTCTCTCAAGACGGCATCGTTCAAAGTCTACGGCGAACTTTCGACGCTAAAAGACTTGGTCAATAAAGTGATCGGTATCATAAAGAAGGGTGCCGACGcggcgaagaggaagatTTCCGCAGCCCAGGCTAAAATCGACAGAGCTCTAGCTTCATTGAAGGACACCGACGCAAAATTACAAAGGGCACAGAGGAATGTGGATAGTCTATGCAGAATTCGCCGGTGCCCCTCAA CGTGCATCGGTTGTCCGAAGTGGAACGGTTGTTGCAAGAGAGTGTGGGGAGGCTGCATCGGATGCCCCGGTTGGAATGGCTGCTGCTCAAGAATCCCCCAACCACTTTGCGTCGCCGGCAATCTCGCTTGCAAGGGCCTTCGTGCCGCCGCCAACGTTGCTCTGGAGATTGCAAAAAaggccgtcgccgtcgccaggACACCCTTCTACGCGGCCAAAGCCGCGCTCGAGGTTGTCAAAAAGGCAGTGAGAATCGGCTTCGCCGCGGCGAACTGGATTGCCCGAAACGCTCTGACGGGTTTGATTCGCATTCGAAAGATctatttcgacgtcgctattCACTCGGTGAAGGGCGGAAGTTTTGGAGGCGGCATCGAAGTGTCGTTCCTAAGGGGTTCCTAtaagaaaatttcgtttagtCTTCGACTCGGATCGCCTCTTAACATGGCAAAAGATCTCGCCGATAGAATATGGAAGGGCATTAcgggtcgtcgtcgtcgcgacgtcgaggcGAGTTTGAAGGCCGCTTTTCCAGGCTACGTTGAACGGCTCGTCGATCCTTACTTGCCGGGTTCGTACGCACCGAATGTCAGACGCGTCAAAAAAGATGTCTTTGACGAATCCGAATTTGAATTGTCGTTGACGGTCGCGCCGCCAACTGTATCTATTCCATTCGATCTGgacggcgatgacggcgatgacgacgacgacgacgacgaaagcgatgaGGAACGCGAAGCGAGAGAAGGACTCGAGAATCTCATCAAGcaggaagaaaaagcgagacCTCACATCGAAGTGGGAGAGCAAAAGTTTGATTCCGACAAAATATCGTTTATTGATTCTACTCCAG AGACCGATGCAGATCGATGTGTTTTCTTCAAGCAACGATTTGATTTCCTCAGCAACGTCGTTTCCGCCTTGGAGTCGGTGCACGAAGGTCTTTCTCAGGAAGTTAGGCCGTATTCGTCTCAAACGTCTAAGATGGGAAACTGCTCGTttatcgacgacgccgagaggCAAGGAAAGGAAATAGAGCAAGACATGAGAGATcgagaagtcgatttgaagaagaaagaggaggaatcCGACGAACTATTGGGAGAAATTGATTCGTCTCAACAGCGAAAGGCTCGAGAGGTGAACCGAGTGTCGTCGGCTGAAGTCGAGCGAGTCGTTCAAGTAAAGATCAAAA ATATGGACAATGACTTGAAACGGGCTCGGCAATTGTGCGACA ATGTTGACAAGTTCCAGCAGAATAGTCGCGacattctcgtcgatcaGAATTCGAGGGGATTGCGAAATGTTTTGAACGAGATAGACAACGCGACTGTTGCCTCTTTCCAAAAACCGTTCAAAGCTTTCATCGACAAACTTTGCGATTCGTTGTACGAAATGTACGATGGCTACGCCGAGAAGGAAGGAGCTGAAAAAGTGCGCGATCTCGTCGTTCGAGTCTGTAAC CATTTTGGATATGACGGCGGGGAAGATATTGGAGACCAGACTGTTCTGAAGTCGTATTCTACGGTGATGGCTATCCGAAAACAACTGGAAGAGATGAAAGGCATACCTGTGTTTTGTCACGACTAA